A single region of the Prosthecobacter debontii genome encodes:
- a CDS encoding transposase, producing AYVDQGYTGEQPAEAAQTEGIRLEVVKLQEAKKGFVLLPRRWVVERSFAWSARFRRLARDYERLTTSLAGIHWLAFAVLMLNSLFSRVHNTL from the coding sequence TGGCCTATGTGGATCAAGGTTACACAGGAGAGCAGCCCGCCGAAGCTGCCCAAACAGAGGGCATCAGGCTGGAAGTGGTGAAACTTCAAGAAGCCAAGAAGGGCTTTGTGTTACTGCCCAGGCGCTGGGTGGTAGAACGCTCATTTGCCTGGTCAGCGCGGTTCCGGCGTCTGGCAAGAGACTATGAACGGTTGACGACTTCCCTAGCAGGCATCCACTGGCTGGCCTTTGCCGTGCTGATGCTTAACTCCCTCTTCTCAAGAGTTCATAACACGCTCTAA
- a CDS encoding cupin domain-containing protein — MSQVESTSEPRYAVAQLDEITPTPCPCGQARRAFKEPWNNLATVHLTDIHADAKLHYHKNMTEIYIVLEGEGYLELDGEKIPLKPMTSVMIRPGCVHRAVGNLRIINVPMPPFDPADEFEVEG; from the coding sequence ATGTCCCAAGTCGAATCCACCTCCGAGCCCCGTTACGCTGTCGCCCAGTTGGATGAGATCACGCCGACGCCTTGTCCCTGTGGGCAGGCGCGGCGGGCGTTTAAGGAGCCTTGGAACAATCTGGCGACGGTGCACCTGACGGACATCCATGCGGATGCGAAGCTGCACTATCACAAGAACATGACGGAGATCTACATCGTCCTTGAGGGCGAGGGGTATCTGGAACTGGATGGGGAGAAGATCCCGCTGAAGCCGATGACCAGTGTGATGATCCGCCCCGGCTGCGTGCATCGCGCGGTGGGGAATCTGCGCATCATCAATGTGCCCATGCCGCCCTTTGATCCGGCGGATGAGTTCGAGGTGGAAGGGTAG
- the murJ gene encoding murein biosynthesis integral membrane protein MurJ has translation MSEEKKDTGAQARSTGIVSIAILCSRVLGLVRDQLLNGLFGSAFTGIFTAAFRTPNMLRDLFAEGALSTAFVTTFSKKIKNEGDEAAWVLGRKMLSLSICFMSMVAVAGVVLAPYLFRLLTPGLSEEAKVLGTWLAQIMYPFIAIVSVTALVMGMLNSKKVFFIPAVASAFFNLGCIVGGVVLAWVIDPGFRTGNITEKGLTGFAIGTLIGGVLQLAIQLPSLKKVGFRFGLDFGWKDKGVSDVLHLMWPSMLAASGTQITVLLNSIFASYTPGKESSLAWLANAQRLQQLPLGLFGVAVATVTLPMLSRLATEGITPAFRGALAKGLRLVLFLTLPCAVGLSLLGEPIISILFEHGKFTAYDVKMTAGPLQAYAFGLVFYSAIKVLQPAFYTIDKRFVPMLISIGIIVLNVVLNYTTVFVLKWDHTALSWATALGLAVNFSTLYLCMRKFAHGLETRSLVQALLKLGTGILFMGAVCIGAQNTVLANWAEMNFLTQFITLSLTIAVAAGVYFLVTQKLRVEEAGEFLGILTKRFRRKA, from the coding sequence ATGAGTGAAGAGAAAAAAGACACCGGAGCCCAGGCACGCAGCACCGGCATCGTATCCATCGCCATCCTGTGCAGCCGGGTTCTTGGCTTGGTGAGAGATCAGCTTCTCAATGGTCTCTTTGGTTCCGCTTTTACAGGTATCTTCACGGCCGCCTTCCGCACGCCCAACATGCTGCGCGATCTCTTCGCTGAAGGCGCGCTTTCGACGGCTTTTGTCACCACTTTCTCCAAGAAGATCAAAAATGAAGGTGATGAAGCCGCTTGGGTGCTCGGGCGCAAAATGCTGTCCCTCTCCATCTGCTTCATGAGCATGGTAGCGGTCGCTGGCGTTGTGCTGGCACCCTATCTGTTTCGTCTGCTCACACCGGGTTTGTCTGAGGAAGCGAAAGTGCTCGGCACGTGGCTGGCACAGATCATGTATCCCTTCATCGCCATCGTCTCGGTGACGGCTCTGGTGATGGGGATGTTGAACTCGAAGAAAGTCTTCTTCATTCCAGCGGTAGCCTCGGCCTTCTTTAACCTCGGCTGCATCGTCGGCGGTGTGGTTTTAGCCTGGGTGATCGATCCCGGTTTTCGGACGGGGAACATCACGGAAAAAGGTCTGACCGGCTTCGCCATCGGCACGCTGATTGGCGGTGTCTTGCAGCTCGCCATCCAGCTTCCGTCCTTGAAGAAGGTGGGCTTCCGTTTCGGCCTCGATTTTGGCTGGAAGGACAAGGGTGTTAGCGATGTCCTGCATCTCATGTGGCCGTCCATGCTAGCGGCGAGCGGCACCCAGATCACCGTGCTTCTGAACTCCATCTTTGCTTCTTACACTCCAGGCAAGGAATCCTCTCTCGCCTGGTTGGCTAACGCGCAGCGCTTGCAGCAATTGCCGTTAGGCCTTTTCGGGGTTGCGGTGGCCACGGTCACCCTGCCGATGCTCTCCCGTCTTGCTACGGAGGGGATTACCCCGGCCTTCCGCGGCGCTCTGGCCAAAGGCTTACGGTTGGTGCTCTTCCTCACGCTTCCTTGTGCCGTGGGCCTTTCTTTGTTGGGTGAGCCTATCATCTCCATCCTTTTTGAGCATGGCAAATTCACCGCTTATGATGTGAAAATGACCGCCGGTCCGCTTCAGGCTTACGCTTTCGGATTGGTTTTCTACTCGGCCATCAAGGTCTTGCAGCCCGCGTTTTACACCATTGATAAACGTTTCGTTCCCATGCTCATCAGCATCGGCATCATCGTGCTGAATGTGGTACTGAATTACACCACGGTGTTTGTGTTGAAGTGGGATCACACCGCCCTTTCCTGGGCGACTGCTTTGGGTTTGGCTGTCAACTTCAGCACGCTGTATCTGTGCATGCGCAAGTTTGCTCACGGGTTGGAAACGCGCTCCCTCGTGCAAGCCCTACTGAAACTCGGCACGGGCATCCTCTTCATGGGAGCCGTCTGCATCGGTGCCCAGAACACCGTTCTGGCCAACTGGGCAGAAATGAATTTCCTCACCCAGTTCATCACCCTTAGCCTCACCATCGCTGTCGCCGCCGGCGTTTATTTCTTGGTCACTCAGAAGCTGCGGGTGGAAGAAGCCGGTGAGTTCCTCGGCATTCTCACCAAACGCTTCCGTCGCAAAGCATGA
- a CDS encoding sulfatase — protein MRPLLQLLACGVFAAGSLMAADASRPNVLFIIADDLNNSLGTYGHPLVKTPNLDKLAARGVRFEKAACQFPLCGPSRNSMLTGLYPNSNGILNNGQLFRQTIPSQKSLPQAFRLDGYFAARIGKLYHYNVPLSIGTNGHDDPGSWEMEINPTGVDRMEDMDQAFSLIPGSYGGTLSWFASSNPDEKHTDGKMAHEAEWVLERCAKDKSRPFFLALGFFRPHTPYIAPKTYFEGYPRENMPVVQGWKEDQADIPAPGLGSYKKEQDRLTDDLRRECIQAYYASISFMDAQAGVVLDALDRLGLSENTIVVFTSDHGYHLGEHGLWQKQSLFEESARVPLIMAGPGISKGGVAQAPVGLIDLYPTLTELAGVKAPENLQGQSLVPMLKDPKVEGRGWVISQVMRGGAGAGKKKGASPAVGREGKKIFGYSLRTLRWRYTEWDEGKAGRELYDHDADPKELTNLADKPEHAATVAELSTQLGGIVKTTYPADGVTPPVQEKGMWAPNLTDP, from the coding sequence ATGCGTCCCCTCCTCCAACTCCTTGCCTGCGGCGTGTTCGCCGCCGGTTCTCTGATGGCTGCAGATGCCAGCCGACCCAACGTGCTGTTCATCATCGCCGATGACCTCAATAACAGCCTCGGCACCTACGGTCATCCCTTGGTGAAGACGCCGAATCTGGATAAGCTCGCCGCTCGTGGCGTTCGCTTCGAGAAAGCCGCCTGCCAGTTTCCCCTGTGTGGCCCCAGCCGCAATTCCATGCTCACGGGTTTGTATCCGAACAGCAACGGCATCTTGAATAATGGCCAGCTCTTTCGTCAGACCATCCCGAGTCAAAAAAGCCTGCCACAGGCCTTTCGGTTGGATGGTTATTTTGCCGCGCGCATCGGCAAACTCTATCACTACAATGTGCCCCTCTCCATCGGCACCAACGGTCATGACGATCCCGGTTCCTGGGAAATGGAAATCAACCCCACCGGGGTGGATCGCATGGAAGACATGGATCAAGCTTTCAGCCTAATCCCCGGCAGCTATGGCGGCACGCTGAGCTGGTTCGCCTCCTCCAACCCTGACGAGAAACATACCGACGGCAAAATGGCTCATGAAGCGGAATGGGTGCTGGAGCGCTGCGCGAAAGACAAATCACGCCCCTTCTTTCTGGCCCTTGGCTTCTTCCGTCCGCACACCCCTTACATCGCCCCCAAGACCTACTTCGAAGGTTATCCCCGGGAAAACATGCCGGTGGTGCAAGGGTGGAAGGAAGATCAAGCCGACATCCCCGCCCCAGGCCTCGGCAGCTACAAGAAGGAGCAGGATAGGCTTACGGATGATCTGCGCCGCGAGTGCATCCAGGCTTATTATGCCAGCATCAGCTTCATGGATGCCCAGGCCGGGGTGGTGCTAGATGCCCTCGATCGTCTGGGTCTCAGTGAGAACACCATCGTCGTCTTCACCAGTGACCATGGCTACCATTTGGGCGAGCACGGCCTGTGGCAGAAACAGAGCCTCTTTGAAGAAAGCGCCCGCGTTCCTTTGATCATGGCGGGCCCTGGCATTTCCAAGGGGGGGGTGGCACAGGCACCCGTGGGATTGATCGACCTTTATCCAACGCTCACCGAGTTGGCGGGAGTCAAAGCTCCAGAGAACCTTCAGGGACAGAGTTTGGTTCCCATGCTCAAAGACCCCAAGGTGGAAGGCCGCGGCTGGGTGATCAGCCAAGTCATGCGTGGTGGCGCGGGCGCGGGCAAGAAAAAGGGAGCCAGCCCCGCGGTCGGTCGTGAAGGCAAAAAGATCTTTGGCTATAGCCTGCGCACCCTCCGCTGGCGCTACACCGAGTGGGACGAAGGAAAGGCTGGACGGGAACTGTATGACCACGACGCCGATCCCAAGGAACTGACCAACTTGGCCGACAAACCCGAACACGCGGCCACCGTTGCCGAACTGTCCACCCAACTGGGGGGCATCGTCAAGACCACCTATCCAGCTGATGGCGTGACACCTCCTGTGCAGGAAAAAGGCATGTGGGCACCCAACTTGACCGATCCCTAA
- a CDS encoding serine/threonine-protein kinase produces the protein MNKPLTSSPEPPDPRVGVTPSLEEESDKTIVVESVRGTMSQTIPNRTRGNGVRSADLLKDNDGWLDGRYRLLEKLGEGGFGLVFKAEQVQPIQRLVAVKILKAGMDTQQVIARFETERKSLALMEHPNIARVLDAGETERGQPYFVMELVRGRSITSYSSKKNLTLNQRLELFIPVCQAVNHAHQKGIIHRDLKPSNVMVMEENGQPMPKVIDFGIAKVLEQKDASVTLATGMDQLVGTPGYISPEQIEHGSSHVDTRSDVYALGAILMELLTGKALVTPMDLAQKPLHQILRDQVERDPPRPSSREPSLKGDLDWIILKALERDPARRYGSADELGDDLKRFLRHEPVRAFPPSRAYIIGKFVRRHQFGVAASVAIALAVLSGGITSTALYFEAEKNRIAAEDAGQNLKKEYSRSDEVMARQLTERRDYTESVAWLTRALRTDPSNTLAATNLLSLLQHVHLLHPTTPELALPEGAQEARLVGLSRQSNRAIAISRVKTADASKSILSIWDTTTHERRDQELPKGVIATCLSISHDGKNAILALDDGQVEIRSLADGTSLALQPKLPQSVLSLALSGDGQTLAVGGENGTIQVWDMNQLKRPALVLKSADLPVNHIVMDYLGTLVAVAQQVDSADVKGSAVVWDLSTGKTIGDPFETSDGISALAIHREREMIAVGLHSGTVHVGNFRTQTELLPPLGHPASVTCLSMNGDASVLTVGDGRGYLHAWDLRKGQPLTPAQTHDGEILIASQALEQGLVTSVSRHGEMEVWNTVTGERVHHRLRHSVAQVSVSPDGSMLIVAPRHEPAVQVWSTHQRMTTRRYLAGPDEAYLDTPMDGEDTPDAIKQAVARSWNRASSLLAAADAEGRVTVYDLKAQYEPLGPTFVHPPAVGAVAISEDGRLAATSGRDQEVRLWDVATGRPTGISIRHDSFVNALALSADARYLATVTDEGEIRVWDSHTGDALTPGLRQGMGIRDIHISADSQELVYLMQDQGWFSLPMPLVPTSPLPDWFLSLAEALARRRLTEAGKAQNVSLMEARNALAQVPKAAPDDSDIAYRWARWLLSDPEQRSLCPQEDEPFSEYVGGLGKKKDPSAQAEAMRYRNLTAGF, from the coding sequence GTGAACAAGCCGCTTACATCCTCTCCGGAGCCCCCTGATCCCAGGGTGGGTGTAACGCCTTCACTTGAAGAAGAATCCGATAAAACCATCGTCGTCGAAAGTGTGCGTGGGACGATGAGCCAGACCATCCCCAATCGTACTCGTGGGAATGGGGTGCGTTCGGCAGACCTGCTCAAGGACAATGACGGCTGGCTGGATGGCCGCTACCGCCTTCTGGAGAAGCTGGGCGAGGGGGGCTTTGGCCTCGTCTTCAAAGCCGAACAGGTGCAGCCCATCCAGCGACTGGTCGCAGTGAAGATTCTCAAGGCGGGTATGGACACCCAGCAGGTGATCGCCCGCTTCGAGACGGAGCGTAAGTCGCTGGCGCTGATGGAGCACCCGAACATCGCCCGCGTGCTGGATGCGGGTGAAACTGAACGCGGTCAGCCCTACTTCGTCATGGAGTTGGTGCGCGGCCGCTCCATCACCAGCTACTCCAGCAAAAAGAATCTCACGCTGAATCAGCGGCTGGAGCTCTTCATCCCGGTCTGCCAGGCGGTGAATCACGCTCACCAGAAAGGGATCATCCACCGTGACCTGAAACCGTCCAACGTCATGGTGATGGAGGAGAATGGGCAGCCCATGCCTAAGGTCATTGACTTCGGGATTGCTAAGGTGCTCGAGCAAAAGGATGCCAGCGTCACCCTGGCCACCGGCATGGATCAACTCGTGGGCACCCCAGGTTACATCAGCCCGGAGCAAATCGAGCATGGCAGTTCCCATGTGGATACCCGCTCCGATGTGTATGCCCTGGGCGCCATCCTGATGGAACTGCTCACTGGCAAGGCCCTGGTCACTCCCATGGACTTGGCGCAGAAGCCCCTTCACCAAATCCTGCGCGATCAGGTGGAGCGCGATCCTCCCAGGCCGAGCTCGCGTGAGCCTTCCCTGAAAGGCGATCTGGACTGGATCATTCTCAAGGCCCTCGAACGCGACCCCGCCCGCCGCTACGGCAGCGCCGATGAACTGGGAGACGATCTCAAACGCTTTCTCCGGCATGAGCCTGTGCGCGCCTTCCCTCCTAGCCGTGCCTACATCATCGGCAAGTTCGTGCGTCGTCACCAGTTTGGTGTGGCGGCGAGTGTCGCCATTGCCCTCGCCGTCCTCTCAGGCGGCATCACCAGCACCGCACTCTATTTCGAAGCCGAAAAGAATCGCATTGCCGCCGAAGACGCCGGACAGAACCTCAAAAAGGAATACTCCCGCTCCGACGAAGTGATGGCCCGGCAACTCACGGAACGCCGGGACTATACGGAATCCGTCGCTTGGCTCACGCGTGCGCTGCGCACCGATCCCTCCAATACCCTGGCGGCTACCAATCTCCTCAGCCTGCTGCAACACGTTCACCTGCTACACCCCACCACCCCTGAGTTGGCACTCCCCGAGGGGGCCCAGGAAGCCCGCCTCGTCGGCCTCAGCCGCCAATCGAATCGAGCCATCGCCATCTCTCGCGTGAAAACGGCCGATGCTTCGAAATCCATCCTCAGCATTTGGGACACCACCACCCATGAACGCCGAGACCAGGAGTTGCCGAAAGGGGTCATCGCCACCTGCCTGAGCATTTCTCATGATGGTAAAAACGCCATCCTAGCTCTAGACGATGGGCAGGTGGAGATCCGATCGCTTGCCGACGGCACAAGCCTGGCTCTACAACCGAAGCTTCCCCAATCAGTCCTCAGTCTCGCACTGTCCGGCGATGGACAGACACTCGCCGTAGGGGGTGAAAATGGCACGATTCAGGTTTGGGATATGAATCAACTGAAGCGCCCAGCCCTGGTTCTGAAATCTGCCGATCTTCCGGTCAATCACATCGTCATGGATTACCTGGGCACTCTGGTGGCCGTGGCCCAGCAAGTCGATAGCGCGGATGTCAAAGGCAGTGCCGTCGTCTGGGACCTCAGCACGGGTAAAACCATCGGTGACCCCTTTGAAACCAGTGACGGCATCTCCGCTCTCGCCATCCACCGGGAACGCGAGATGATCGCGGTCGGCCTTCACTCCGGCACCGTCCACGTGGGGAACTTCCGCACGCAGACCGAATTGCTGCCCCCTCTCGGGCACCCTGCTTCGGTCACGTGTCTGAGCATGAATGGGGATGCCAGCGTGCTTACCGTGGGTGATGGGCGAGGTTACCTCCACGCATGGGACCTGCGGAAAGGTCAGCCTCTCACCCCGGCTCAAACCCACGACGGGGAAATCCTCATCGCCTCACAAGCTCTCGAACAAGGTCTCGTGACCAGTGTTTCACGCCACGGCGAGATGGAAGTGTGGAACACGGTCACCGGGGAACGCGTGCATCACCGCCTTCGCCACAGTGTCGCACAGGTCAGCGTCTCTCCGGACGGCTCCATGCTGATCGTAGCCCCTCGTCATGAACCCGCCGTGCAGGTCTGGAGCACGCATCAGCGCATGACCACCCGCCGCTATCTGGCTGGGCCAGACGAAGCCTACCTGGATACCCCGATGGACGGGGAAGATACCCCCGATGCAATCAAGCAGGCGGTCGCACGCAGTTGGAACCGTGCCTCCAGCCTCCTGGCTGCAGCAGACGCCGAAGGTCGCGTCACAGTCTATGATCTCAAGGCTCAGTATGAACCTCTAGGACCGACCTTCGTCCATCCTCCGGCGGTGGGTGCCGTCGCCATCTCAGAAGATGGTCGCCTCGCCGCCACCTCAGGCCGAGACCAAGAAGTGCGGCTTTGGGATGTTGCTACCGGGCGGCCCACAGGCATTTCCATCCGTCATGACTCGTTTGTCAACGCCCTCGCCTTGAGCGCCGATGCCCGTTATCTGGCCACCGTCACGGACGAAGGGGAAATCCGAGTCTGGGACTCTCATACCGGTGATGCCCTCACTCCCGGCCTGCGCCAGGGGATGGGCATCCGTGACATCCACATCAGCGCAGACAGCCAGGAGCTGGTTTATCTCATGCAAGACCAAGGCTGGTTTTCCCTCCCCATGCCCTTGGTGCCAACTTCGCCCCTGCCCGATTGGTTCCTCAGCCTCGCTGAAGCACTGGCTCGACGCCGCCTCACTGAAGCCGGTAAGGCCCAGAACGTTAGCCTCATGGAGGCACGCAACGCTTTGGCCCAGGTGCCCAAAGCAGCGCCTGATGACAGTGACATCGCCTACCGCTGGGCACGCTGGCTTTTGAGTGATCCCGAGCAGCGCTCTCTGTGTCCCCAGGAAGATGAACCGTTCTCTGAATACGTCGGTGGGCTGGGGAAAAAGAAGGACCCCAGTGCCCAAGCTGAGGCCATGCGCTACCGTAATCTAACCGCCGGGTTCTGA
- a CDS encoding CocE/NonD family hydrolase, whose protein sequence is MTAFSTKVLPYPALILFMTFRYLSLAALFTLTCAAVAQEADVAVKTNVMVNMRDGVKLATDIYLPAKEGIEQPGAYPVILTRLPYNKDGAKKLGLYYAKAGYVFVAQDCRGRYASEGTWHWMTDDGRDGVDCAKWIGQQPWSNGKIGMIGTSYVGGTQHAMALEGAPELATVIPVDAVSNCGVQSMRNAGAFEMRFWNWIMLNSAKGSAASQDPATAAVLKEMVDQRFDYLAHLPLRAGTTPLKLAPEYESWLIDAMKHGANDAFWTQNNILENTASYKDIPVYLVGGWYDSWAGNTTANFAALSKTLKSPVYLIMGPWIHGGQAKSSHGQVDFGPEAAMADELAWRKEWYDHWLKGLDNSIGKTAPFATPVRLFVMGTGDGRKTEAGLLKHGGSWRDEQEWPLARTLWTNFYLMEGGAISRDQPTAATAHTSYIFDPRNPVPTIGGNISSGDGIMLQGGWDQKGGPHIWNWSKPLPLSARNDILVFQSEPLTEDMEVTGEIVAKLWVSSSVVDTDFTAKLVDVYPASADWPGGFDLNVTDGILRARFRESLKTEKLMTPGEVYPITIRLYPTSNVFKKGHRIRVDISSSNFPRFDVNPNTGEPLNDNRRVETAVNTLHLDRDHPSCLVLPLIPRQ, encoded by the coding sequence ATGACCGCTTTCTCCACAAAAGTGCTTCCTTATCCAGCGTTGATTCTCTTCATGACGTTTCGGTATCTCTCCCTTGCAGCTCTCTTCACCCTCACCTGCGCTGCAGTCGCCCAAGAGGCGGATGTGGCGGTGAAAACCAATGTCATGGTGAACATGCGAGATGGGGTAAAGCTTGCCACGGATATCTACTTACCTGCCAAGGAAGGCATCGAGCAGCCAGGGGCCTATCCCGTCATCCTCACGCGTCTGCCTTACAACAAAGACGGTGCCAAAAAGCTGGGCCTCTATTACGCAAAGGCAGGTTATGTTTTCGTCGCCCAGGACTGCCGTGGCCGCTACGCCAGCGAAGGCACTTGGCACTGGATGACCGATGATGGACGCGATGGGGTGGACTGCGCGAAGTGGATCGGCCAGCAGCCTTGGAGCAATGGCAAGATCGGAATGATCGGGACGTCCTACGTCGGCGGCACCCAGCATGCCATGGCTCTGGAGGGCGCCCCTGAGCTGGCCACCGTGATCCCCGTGGATGCGGTCTCCAACTGCGGTGTGCAGTCCATGCGCAACGCAGGTGCTTTCGAGATGCGTTTCTGGAACTGGATCATGCTGAATTCCGCCAAAGGCAGCGCCGCCTCCCAAGATCCCGCCACGGCCGCCGTACTGAAAGAGATGGTGGATCAACGTTTCGATTACCTAGCCCATTTGCCTCTTCGGGCTGGCACCACCCCGCTGAAGCTCGCTCCTGAATACGAGAGCTGGCTGATCGATGCCATGAAGCATGGTGCCAACGATGCGTTCTGGACCCAGAACAACATCTTGGAAAACACGGCTAGCTACAAAGACATCCCGGTTTACCTCGTCGGGGGCTGGTATGACTCCTGGGCAGGCAACACGACGGCAAACTTCGCCGCACTGTCGAAGACGCTGAAGAGTCCTGTTTACCTGATCATGGGCCCCTGGATCCACGGGGGCCAGGCCAAGAGCAGCCACGGCCAAGTGGATTTTGGCCCCGAGGCTGCCATGGCTGATGAACTCGCCTGGCGCAAAGAGTGGTATGACCATTGGCTGAAGGGCCTCGACAACAGCATCGGTAAAACCGCCCCCTTTGCCACCCCTGTGCGTCTCTTCGTCATGGGCACAGGCGATGGCCGTAAAACCGAAGCGGGCCTTCTCAAACATGGAGGCTCTTGGCGGGACGAGCAGGAGTGGCCCCTGGCGCGCACCCTGTGGACGAATTTCTATCTCATGGAAGGTGGTGCGATCAGCCGTGACCAACCCACAGCAGCCACGGCACACACGAGCTACATCTTCGATCCCCGGAACCCCGTGCCGACCATCGGTGGGAACATCTCCAGTGGAGACGGCATCATGCTCCAAGGGGGTTGGGATCAAAAGGGCGGCCCGCACATCTGGAACTGGTCCAAACCCCTGCCCCTCTCAGCTCGCAATGACATCCTGGTCTTTCAGTCAGAACCACTCACCGAAGATATGGAAGTCACCGGAGAGATCGTGGCCAAACTTTGGGTCTCCTCCAGTGTCGTGGATACCGACTTCACCGCAAAGCTGGTGGATGTTTACCCCGCCAGCGCGGATTGGCCCGGCGGCTTCGACCTCAATGTCACGGACGGTATTCTCCGTGCTCGTTTCCGCGAATCTCTGAAAACCGAGAAACTCATGACTCCCGGTGAAGTGTATCCCATCACCATCCGCCTTTACCCCACCAGCAACGTTTTCAAAAAGGGTCACCGCATCCGGGTGGATATCAGCAGCAGCAATTTTCCACGATTCGATGTCAATCCCAACACCGGAGAACCGTTGAATGACAACCGCCGCGTGGAGACTGCCGTCAATACGCTGCACCTTGACCGCGATCATCCCTCTTGCCTCGTTCTTCCCTTGATCCCTCGTCAATGA
- a CDS encoding sulfatase-like hydrolase/transferase has translation MRLRWGRSLSLLFLVSTLHAAPDILFIVTDDQRPDTLHALGNETIHTPNLDRLAAHGTAFTRAYAGYPICHVSRAEMLTGCTPFRACQQYPSGVINPALKTMAQTFREAGYHTWYSGKWHNDGHPKQRGYTGTRGLYTSGGAMGLPEPTVDERGHPRTGYRGWTFKDEEGKPELDKGVGLDPDNSRHIAEGALQAIHDTPSGESMFLHVNFAFPHDPRQWPTDETHRYDPAKLNLPRNFAPVHPFDHGNLQGRDELLLPTPRDAEAVKRELAIYYAMISDVDAQIGRIMGALQEVGRKDLIVVFTSDQGLALGSHGLLGKQNQYEHSIRSPLVISGPGLPEGQRSEALVALRDLFPTLCELTSIPIPATVQGLSLVPLLKKEVSQVHKFVTGAFTNTQRMICDGRWKFISYPQAKRKQLFDLDADPDEMHDLSEQSEHQERITSLEKTLQNWLREQGDPLLVSPGAKR, from the coding sequence ATGAGATTGAGATGGGGACGCAGCCTGAGCCTCTTATTCCTGGTCAGCACTCTCCATGCTGCACCCGATATTCTGTTCATCGTTACAGATGATCAAAGGCCTGACACGCTGCATGCCTTGGGTAACGAAACGATTCACACACCGAACCTGGATCGCTTAGCGGCTCACGGCACAGCTTTCACACGGGCCTATGCGGGCTATCCCATCTGTCATGTCAGCCGGGCCGAGATGCTGACAGGCTGCACGCCCTTCCGGGCCTGTCAGCAGTATCCGTCAGGAGTAATCAATCCTGCCTTGAAGACGATGGCGCAGACTTTCCGAGAGGCTGGGTATCACACGTGGTATTCCGGGAAGTGGCACAATGATGGTCACCCCAAACAACGGGGTTATACTGGCACACGTGGGCTTTACACCAGTGGCGGGGCTATGGGGCTGCCCGAACCCACCGTGGATGAGAGAGGCCATCCGCGCACTGGGTATCGCGGCTGGACCTTCAAGGATGAGGAGGGGAAACCAGAGCTGGATAAAGGCGTCGGCTTAGACCCTGATAACAGCCGCCACATCGCCGAGGGAGCCCTTCAGGCCATCCACGATACACCCTCAGGAGAGTCCATGTTTTTGCATGTGAACTTCGCCTTTCCTCATGATCCGCGCCAATGGCCGACGGATGAAACCCACCGCTATGATCCGGCGAAGCTGAATCTGCCGCGTAATTTTGCGCCCGTGCATCCCTTCGATCATGGCAATCTTCAAGGCAGAGATGAACTGCTGCTGCCCACACCTCGGGATGCTGAGGCGGTGAAAAGGGAACTGGCCATCTACTATGCCATGATCAGTGACGTGGATGCCCAGATCGGCCGCATCATGGGTGCGCTTCAGGAGGTAGGTCGAAAAGATCTCATCGTGGTCTTCACCAGCGATCAAGGACTTGCTCTAGGGAGCCATGGTTTATTGGGCAAACAAAACCAGTATGAGCACAGCATTCGTTCACCGCTTGTGATCTCAGGGCCGGGGTTGCCCGAGGGGCAGAGAAGTGAGGCGCTGGTGGCCTTACGAGATCTCTTTCCCACGCTGTGTGAACTCACCTCGATTCCGATTCCAGCGACCGTTCAAGGGCTGAGTTTGGTGCCTCTTTTGAAAAAGGAAGTGTCTCAGGTGCATAAGTTTGTCACCGGTGCTTTCACCAATACGCAGCGGATGATCTGTGACGGGCGCTGGAAGTTCATCAGCTATCCGCAAGCGAAGCGAAAACAGCTCTTTGATTTGGATGCCGATCCCGATGAGATGCACGATCTCAGTGAACAATCTGAGCACCAGGAGCGAATCACCTCCTTGGAGAAGACATTGCAAAATTGGTTACGCGAACAGGGTGATCCCTTGCTGGTCAGCCCGGGTGCTAAGCGATAA